In the Desulfosporosinus acidiphilus SJ4 genome, TCTTTGGAGATTTTTACTTTCTCTCCGTTATTTAAGAAAATTTGACCCTCAGTGATTACATTTTCGCCTGGTTTTAAACCACTGACTATTTCGGACATTGTATCATTGGAGATCCCAACTTGTACCGGAATCTTGTCAACTGTGTTATTTACAACGGCATAAATATATGAAACTCCATCCTCTATGGAAATTGCCTCGTTGGGTACCGTCAGGATATTATCCTTTTCTTGTGCCGGAAGAACCACAGTGGTATACATTCCTGCTTTTAATTCATTATTAGTATTATCTATATTGACATCAACAACGTAGGAATTTGTTTTGTCGGCAGCAGGACTGATAATATTGATCGTCCCATTGACGGTTTTGTTATTCAGAGCACTGATTTTAACCGGTACTGTTTGACCCTTTTGGAGATGGGTGACCGTCGTATCCGGGACATTAATCTCAGCAACCACGGTTTTAGTATCAATGACTGTAAAGGCTTGAGTCGCACTGGAGGCAATCTCTCCCACCTCAACATTACGAGTTGAAACGGTCCCGGTAATCGGTGAAGTAATCGTTGTGTTTTGAACCTGAACTTGTGCATAGTTTACGGCCGACTGTGCTTGCTTTACTTGGGCTGCCGCAGCTTGAACGGACTGAGGACCTGATTGTTCTTTGAGCAGATTGAGGTTGGCGTTGGCCGAATTCAGAGCGACAGTTGCTTCATCAAGACTTTTCTTATCGTTGTTCAGGCTTTGCTGCGACAGTGCTCCGGCGTTATACAGCGTTTGGTCTTTACTATAAGTATCTTGAGCGTTATTATACGTTATTTGAGCATTTTGCTGAGTTTGTTCTGCTTGAAGCAATTGCTGCTGATAACCTGATCCCTGTGCTTTATCATAATTTACTTGGCTTCCTTCCAGATTTGCCTGCTGCTGCTGAAGCTGAGCCTGTAAGTCACTTGAGTCGAGTGTAAACAATACCTGACCCTGCTGCACCTCATCACCTACATTGGCTTGCACCGTTGCAACCTTTCCGGCAATTTTAGGGGAAATGGCGATCGTCTGAAATGGTTTTAAGACGCTGGAATATTCAACATTTGTTATTATTGAACCTGTAGCAGCCTGTACAGCATGAACGTTGACGGCACTCTGTTGTTTGGGCGCCGCCGTCCCACAAGCGGTTAAAATGAATGACATACCAATACTCACAACTGAAATTGCCATACGCTTTTTAACAAATCTCATCACTCTTAAGCCTCCGTATGTTTTAAAATCTCTCGTCTCTTGCGAGGACGGTGCTTCATATCATCCAGGACGGTATATACTACAGGCAAGATAATAGGAGTGAATATCGTTGAGGCGATCATGCCCCCGATAATGACAAGAGCCATCCCAACTTTCATCTCGCTGCCCTGACCGAACGTAAATACAGCGGGCAGCATTCCTACGATCATCGTCAGTGATGTCATAATGATCGGTCTCAGTCGAGTTGTTCCCGATTCAATCAAGGCTTCTCTTAAGGATTTGCCTCTCTTCATCAGGGTATTGGTATAGTCAATAAGCAACGTCCCATTTTTAGACGCTAAACCATCGAGCATAATCAGTCCTATCATGGTTGTCAAGTTCAATGTGTTTCTTGTAATAGCCAGCATGATAAAGGCTCCGATGATTGCACAAGGCAAGGAAAGCATTCTGATTAAAGGGGTTAGGAATGATTCATAGAGTATGACAAGAATCATATAAACAAGTACGATGGATCCTGCCATAGCTTCGCCAAGGCTTCCGAAAGAGTCAGACATGCTTTTTTGATTTCCGCCAAATTTAATACTGTAGCCATAAGGCAAGGAAATTGTGCTCAGTTTGCTCTGAATTTCCGCATTAGCCGTTCCTAAAGCCACATTCTGCTGTAAATTGGCCGTGATATTAATAACTTCCAACCTATCCTGCCTGGAGATCGTTTTTTGACTATCTGCCATGACAATAGAGGCAACCTGATTCAACGCAATTTGCTGTCCCGCGGCATTCATAATCTTAATCGAACCGATGTCTGCAGGAGTTTTTATCTGGTTATCTTCAAAACTTACAACGATATCGTGGGAGGTACCGTCACTGTCCGTGTATTCTCCTACTGTTGATCCTGCGATACTTGTTCTCAGAATTGATGCAACGTCGGAAGGAGATACGCCGTACTGATTACAGGCCAGCCGGTTAACATTGACCCTAATTTCATTTTCATTTTGTCTTACAGAGTTGTTAACATCAACGACACCCGGTATTGATTTTACTAAGTTTTCAATTTTATAAGAGATAGTTTTTAAAACCGTGTTATCGCTGCCTTCCAGATTTATCTGGATACCTCCGCCGCCGCCTCGGCCGCCGCCGCCGAAGCCAAATCCCCCTGCACCCATGGATGCTTGAGAGACAAAGACGCTGGCACCCGTTAGTCTTTTACTCCAACCGCGAATTTCATCACCCACTTGGGCTTGGGTCTTCTGGCGCTGACTTTTATCCACAAGCCCCACCACGAAATTAGCCGTAGATTTATCACTGCCGCCTATTCTGGAAAAAACGCTGGTAACTTCCGGCAAAGTGTGTAAGTATTTTTCCACAATGATTGCTTTGCTTTCAGTTTGCTCTAGGCTGGACCCAGGATTAAGCAAAAGATTGACGGACAGCTGATTGTTGTCGGTCTGGGGAATAAATTCTGTCTTGATAGCTCCTAAGGGCAGTAAAGCAATACTAGCAACAACTCCGATGACAAAGACAGCGATAATTTTCAGCCGGTGCTTCAAGGACCACAACAGAGACGTTTTATAAAGCTCTGTCGCTTTTTCGAAGGGATGTAACTCTTTGGCCTTTTGGAATAATCTTGAGCGCTCCAAGACCTTGAGAAGGTATTTTTTTAACTTACTATTTCCCTCAGAATCAAAGGGATTAATTTCGTCACGTAAAATTCTTGACGAAAGCATAGGGGTTACGGTAAAGGAAATAAAGAGAGAAAATAAGGCTGCAAAAGCCACAGTAAGACCAAATTCCCTAAACAGTGCTCCCGAGGTTCCTGATACAAAGGCTACCGGTGTGAAAACAACAACATCGCAGAGAGTTATGGCTACTGCCGCCATCCCAATTTCTTGCCGCCCATCCAGAGCAGCTTGTGCCGGACTTTTACCCATTTCCCGATGCCGGATAATATTTTCCAGGACTACGATGGAGTCATCCACCAAAATTCCAATGCAAAGGGATAAGGCTAAAAGGGACATCATATTGAGCGTAAAATGGCAGACGTACATGGCAAAAAAAGTTGAGATCAGGGACGTTGGAATGGCAATCAAGACAATAAGTGATGAACGCCAGTTGCGCAGAAAGAGGAATAATACTAAGGCCGTGGTGATAATACCTTCGATAATATTTTCCTTAATATTGTTGACTGAAGCCTTGATAGAGGTTGTGGTGTCGTAGGCAATGCCCAGATCAACTCCTTTGGGAAGAGTTTTTCTAATATTGACCAGTTCATTTTTAACTCCGTCAACCGTTTCCACCACATTGGCATCACTTTGTTTTTGAACGCTTATGGCTATGGCATTTTTGCCGTTTAATTTAATGGAGGTATCATTCGTCGGATAGTCAAAATTAACCTGAGCGATATCGCCCAAACGAACACTGCCGGAGTTACTGGTCGGAACCATGATATTTTTGACATCATCAATATTTTGGAATTCCCCGACCATGTCCACCGTTAAGTCACTTTGCCCCTGAACAATGTCCCCTGCCGGGGTATTCACGTTTTCGGAGCCAATTAAGGCCATTAATGTTTTAAGGTTAATCCCATAATATTCAACAGCGGATTTATCCAGTTTTACTTGCAGCTGCTTAGCGTTTGCTCCCAGAAGAGATACTTGGCCAATATTGGGGAGATTCTGAAGACCCTGCTGGACGTTATAAGCCACATTATAAATTTCATCATAAGAGGTTGCCCCGGATACAGTAAGCATCAGGACAGCAGAGGCATTGGGGTCAATCTTTTGGATGATCGGTTTATCTGCAGCTGTCGGCAATTGTCTCTGAGCTCTGTCCACAGCTTTTTCCACGTCCATAAGGGCTGAGTTAATATTCGTATTCTGGGTAAAGGTTATAACCGTTGTGCCTGAGCCTTGCCGAGCCGTCGAAGAGAGGGTATCAATTCCGCTTATCCCGGAAACGGCATTCTCAATAGGCATGACAATTTCTTTATTAATCTCATCAGAACCTGCCCCAGTATAGCTGACTGATACTGTAATGACAGGAATATTCATCGAAGGCAGCATGTCTACTCCCATGCTGTTGTAGCCAATGATACCCAGGCCAAGGAGTAAAATGACAATGATTATGATCGTCGCAGGCCGTTTTATCGACAGTTCAGTAACACCCACCAAATTAACCTCCAAACATCTGATAGTATATTATGTTGTTAAAGAAACTTTTAATTAAAGTTTAAAGAGTACCCTTCAATGTTATTCGTCCTTTTCATCCATCTCCCTTAAGATTTTCTCAAGAAACTGCTGCTCTAATTGGTAATGGGATAAAAGATATTCTTTGACCATAAGCCTCTTCGTTGGATAGAGTTCTTTTGTCTTTTCAAACTTTTCATTAAAATGATTTACAAAATTATTGAGGTTCTTTAATCGTTCCTGAATGCTTTGCTTAAATACTTCCGGGTCCATTAAATGACGACAAAATAATCCGACGGTTAAATCAAAATAATAATACTCATTGTTTTTCAGTATTTTTTCCGTGGCTTTATCAAACGCTTTATTACCCTGATCCGTTATGTAGTAGCGTTTCCTTTGAGGCATGTTGCCTTCTTTCTCAATTTCAAATTTAAGAAGTCCTTTATTGCATAACCTATCCAAGGCTTGATAGATTGTTGTACCTCCAATCTTTACCCATGTTCTAATTTCTCGGACCTCAATCATCTTTTCTATTTCATAAGCATAAGACGGTTTAGCCTTTACGAATTTTAACAACATAAGTTCATTATTTGATAACATACTCTCACCCAATTTCTATCATACTATTACTTGTAATAGTAGTATGATGAGCAGTACCAGTCAAGAAAAAAACACTGAAAAATCACCTCCAAATTAAGCCAAATTATGGTCGTCACTCAACACAGCTATTTTGAGGATCGTCAGAGTCCGTCTAGTGTCCCAACTTATAGTGAGTCCTTTTATAGGATAAACCAAGACTGTTAGGATTTAGTGTAAAAGATATTTAGAAAATGTTAAGCCGTCATGGAAACTATTTCTTACCCAATTTTGCCAAAGAAATTAATGAGGACCTCCGCGTCCGGAGGTCCCCTGCGCAATGCCCCAAATGAGATTACCTCAAAATGGGACAAGACTTTTGAATAATAGTCGTCCTTGAGATACCTTGAATGTCCTACCTAATTTAATCACTGAATTTGTAAAAGCTGATACGTGAGAAACTTGAGTTAGTATGTCCGGTTCTGCTAAATTTATTAGAACAAGAATAAAATTATTCAAACAAATGGCAGGCGACTAAGTGTCCGGGAGAAACTTCCTTAAATATCGGTTCACTGAGTTTGCACTTTTCTTGCGCTTTAAAGCAGCGGGATGAAAACCGGCAGCCTGCAGGAGGGTTTATGGGACTGGGGACGTCACCCTCCAGAATGATACGTTCCATCTTCTTCTCAGGGTTAATAACAGGGATAGCGGAAAGCAGGGCTTGGGTATAGGGATGCAGGGGATTGGAATAAAGTTCTTTCTTCGGCGCGATCTCTACTAATTTGCCCAAATACATGACGCCTACACGGTCGCTAATGTGTTTTACGACATTCAAGCCATGGGCAATGAAGAGATAAGTCAGGCCAAACTCTTCTTTCAAGTCACTTAACAAATTTAAGACTTGAGCTTGAATGGACACATCTAAAGCAGACACCGGTTCGTCACATACAATAAGCTTAGGCTCTACCGCCAGAGCGCGGGCAATGCCCACACGCTGGCGCTGGCCTCCTGAGAATTCATGAGGATAGCGGTTACGCTGGTGTCGGGCCAGCCCCACACAGTTTAAAAGGTAGATTACCCGCTCTTCCACCTGATTTCTTGGCAGCAAGCCATTAATAATAATGGGTTCCGCAATAATGTCGCCAATGGTCATTTTCGGATTCAAGGAAGCGTAGGGGTCCTGAAAAATCATTTGGATATCCTTGCAATAAGAGCGTCTCTGCTCTTCATTGAGACCAGTCAGATCTTTACCCTCAAATATGAGTTTACCGTTCGTTGGCCGGTATAGATTTACAAGGATTTTGCCAAGAGTCGTTTTGCCGCAGCCCGATTCGCCGACCAGTCCGAAAGCCTCACCTTGGTTTATACTAAAGGACACGCCATCAACGGCCTTTAATACAGAAACGGGCTTGCCAAGGAAATTGGTATCGATTACAAAATGTTTGGCAAGGTTTTGAATATCCATCAACACTTCGCTCATTTTTACTTCGATCCCCCTTCCTTAGCGTCATATAGGAAACAGCGCACCTTATGCCCGCCAAGGTCCTGTAATTGCGGCATTTCTTGAGTGCAGCGCTCCATACTTTGATCGCAGCGATCTGAAAAGGGACAGCCTTTGGGCATATCGAGAGGATTGGGAACCATGCCTTTGATCATATAAAGACGCTTATCACTGTCATCATCAATTTGCGGAATGGACTGCATTAAACCTATCGTATAGGGATGCATGGGATGATTGAAAAGAGTCTTCACATCCGCTTCTTCCATGATCTTGCCGCAGTACATGACAATAACCCGGTCAGCCGCTTCGGAAACCACCCCTAAATCATGGGTAATCAGCATAACCGCCATATGGAACTTTTCCCTCATTTGATAGATAAGTTCCAGAATTTGGGCCTGAATGGTCACATCAAGAGCTGTCGTAGGTTCATCGGCAATCAATAGTTCCGGATCGCAGGCCAGGGCCATCGCCGTCATCACTCTTTGGCGCATGCCGCCGCTCATCTGATGAGGATAATCGTTGGCCCGCTGAGCTGCCGACGGTATTCCGACTGTTTCCAGCATCTCAATGGTTCGGGCCAAGGCTTCCTTTTTGGAAAGCTTCATATGCAGCATGATGCTTTCCATGATCTGGTCTTTAATGCGCCAGACCGGATTGAGGGATGTCATGGGTTCCTGAAATATCATAGAAATTTGGTTGCCCCGCAGCTTTTGCAGTTCTTTTTTGCTCAACTTGCTTAAGTCCTGGGATTTATACAAAATCT is a window encoding:
- a CDS encoding ABC transporter ATP-binding protein is translated as MLLEVKNLTTEFKLKRGIVKAVDDISFTIDKGEILAIVGESGSGKSVTSLSIMGLLQNPGRISGGQILYKSQDLSKLSKKELQKLRGNQISMIFQEPMTSLNPVWRIKDQIMESIMLHMKLSKKEALARTIEMLETVGIPSAAQRANDYPHQMSGGMRQRVMTAMALACDPELLIADEPTTALDVTIQAQILELIYQMREKFHMAVMLITHDLGVVSEAADRVIVMYCGKIMEEADVKTLFNHPMHPYTIGLMQSIPQIDDDSDKRLYMIKGMVPNPLDMPKGCPFSDRCDQSMERCTQEMPQLQDLGGHKVRCFLYDAKEGGSK
- a CDS encoding efflux RND transporter periplasmic adaptor subunit: MRFVKKRMAISVVSIGMSFILTACGTAAPKQQSAVNVHAVQAATGSIITNVEYSSVLKPFQTIAISPKIAGKVATVQANVGDEVQQGQVLFTLDSSDLQAQLQQQQANLEGSQVNYDKAQGSGYQQQLLQAEQTQQNAQITYNNAQDTYSKDQTLYNAGALSQQSLNNDKKSLDEATVALNSANANLNLLKEQSGPQSVQAAAAQVKQAQSAVNYAQVQVQNTTITSPITGTVSTRNVEVGEIASSATQAFTVIDTKTVVAEINVPDTTVTHLQKGQTVPVKISALNNKTVNGTINIISPAADKTNSYVVDVNIDNTNNELKAGMYTTVVLPAQEKDNILTVPNEAISIEDGVSYIYAVVNNTVDKIPVQVGISNDTMSEIVSGLKPGENVITEGQIFLNNGEKVKISKDNTSNTAKTTNATNSTDASNTNKTNPTKK
- a CDS encoding PadR family transcriptional regulator — translated: MLLKFVKAKPSYAYEIEKMIEVREIRTWVKIGGTTIYQALDRLCNKGLLKFEIEKEGNMPQRKRYYITDQGNKAFDKATEKILKNNEYYYFDLTVGLFCRHLMDPEVFKQSIQERLKNLNNFVNHFNEKFEKTKELYPTKRLMVKEYLLSHYQLEQQFLEKILREMDEKDE
- a CDS encoding ABC transporter ATP-binding protein, whose protein sequence is MSEVLMDIQNLAKHFVIDTNFLGKPVSVLKAVDGVSFSINQGEAFGLVGESGCGKTTLGKILVNLYRPTNGKLIFEGKDLTGLNEEQRRSYCKDIQMIFQDPYASLNPKMTIGDIIAEPIIINGLLPRNQVEERVIYLLNCVGLARHQRNRYPHEFSGGQRQRVGIARALAVEPKLIVCDEPVSALDVSIQAQVLNLLSDLKEEFGLTYLFIAHGLNVVKHISDRVGVMYLGKLVEIAPKKELYSNPLHPYTQALLSAIPVINPEKKMERIILEGDVPSPINPPAGCRFSSRCFKAQEKCKLSEPIFKEVSPGHLVACHLFE
- a CDS encoding efflux RND transporter permease subunit translates to MGVTELSIKRPATIIIIVILLLGLGIIGYNSMGVDMLPSMNIPVITVSVSYTGAGSDEINKEIVMPIENAVSGISGIDTLSSTARQGSGTTVITFTQNTNINSALMDVEKAVDRAQRQLPTAADKPIIQKIDPNASAVLMLTVSGATSYDEIYNVAYNVQQGLQNLPNIGQVSLLGANAKQLQVKLDKSAVEYYGINLKTLMALIGSENVNTPAGDIVQGQSDLTVDMVGEFQNIDDVKNIMVPTSNSGSVRLGDIAQVNFDYPTNDTSIKLNGKNAIAISVQKQSDANVVETVDGVKNELVNIRKTLPKGVDLGIAYDTTTSIKASVNNIKENIIEGIITTALVLFLFLRNWRSSLIVLIAIPTSLISTFFAMYVCHFTLNMMSLLALSLCIGILVDDSIVVLENIIRHREMGKSPAQAALDGRQEIGMAAVAITLCDVVVFTPVAFVSGTSGALFREFGLTVAFAALFSLFISFTVTPMLSSRILRDEINPFDSEGNSKLKKYLLKVLERSRLFQKAKELHPFEKATELYKTSLLWSLKHRLKIIAVFVIGVVASIALLPLGAIKTEFIPQTDNNQLSVNLLLNPGSSLEQTESKAIIVEKYLHTLPEVTSVFSRIGGSDKSTANFVVGLVDKSQRQKTQAQVGDEIRGWSKRLTGASVFVSQASMGAGGFGFGGGGRGGGGGIQINLEGSDNTVLKTISYKIENLVKSIPGVVDVNNSVRQNENEIRVNVNRLACNQYGVSPSDVASILRTSIAGSTVGEYTDSDGTSHDIVVSFEDNQIKTPADIGSIKIMNAAGQQIALNQVASIVMADSQKTISRQDRLEVINITANLQQNVALGTANAEIQSKLSTISLPYGYSIKFGGNQKSMSDSFGSLGEAMAGSIVLVYMILVILYESFLTPLIRMLSLPCAIIGAFIMLAITRNTLNLTTMIGLIMLDGLASKNGTLLIDYTNTLMKRGKSLREALIESGTTRLRPIIMTSLTMIVGMLPAVFTFGQGSEMKVGMALVIIGGMIASTIFTPIILPVVYTVLDDMKHRPRKRREILKHTEA